The DNA window TCTTAGGAAATTTAAGAGAATGAGCAATCTGAATTATATTTCTGCCGATTTATATTCTCCTATCGTAGATGTAAAGGCTGATATTCTGGATCTGCCATTTGAAGATGAAACCTTCGACATTATATTTTGTAATCATGTTCTGGAACATATTGAAGATGATGCAAAAGCAATGAGCGAGTTGTACAGAGTAATGAAACCGGGTGGCTGGGGAATTCTTCAGGTTCCGATGAAAAACTCTCTGGAAAAAACCTACGAAGATTTCACCATCAAGGATCCGAAAGAGCGTCAAAAACATTTCGGGCAATACGATCATGTTCGTTGGTACGGAATGGACTATTTTGACCGCTTAAGAAAAACCGGTTTTGAAGTCGATCAGAATTTCTATTCGCAAAAATTTACAGAAGAAGAAATAAGAAAATATGGGTTAAGACAAAATGAAATCTTACCTATAGTTTCGAAAAAATAAAAGCAAAACACGTCTTCAGATTCTGAAGACGTGTTTTTATTATACAGTAAATACTTTTACGATTTATTCTTTTGTGAAATTAAAAGACTGATAGTTTTCTATTGTTAAGATGTACTGACCTTTTTGAAGGTTGTTCGTATCAACAGACATTTTTCTGTCACTCGTTTTCGTTTCAAGGACAAGCTTTCCTGACAAATCATAGATCTTTATCGGAAGATTTCTTTCTACATTTTCAATATATAAAATTTCCTTTACCGGATTTGGATAAGCTTTGAATGTTTTCTTTACAGCTTCCACTTCCTTAGTACTCAAGTTAGCTGTGTTATTATAAAAAATCTTATTTCCGGAAGGGTCTGTAATAACCAGCGTCTTCACGTTGCCATTGGTTGTAATCTGGTAATTATATAGGGATGCATAACCTCCGTTGACATAAATATCAACATTTTTCTGGTCATAGTTTCGTACAGCACCTGCATTTCCTCCGTTATAAAATAGCTGGGTAAACGATTGAGCTGTTTTGATAAGGTTATTACTGCCGGGCATTATTGAAAAGAGCATCGTGGCTGTATTGTAATACTTGGAATTAATAACATAGCTTGTTCCACCTGCAGAGCTAATTGTGGTTGCGGGAACTCCGTTATCAATTAAAGGGGTATTGGTAGTTTGCCCGCTGCTTGTTACCATTTTGGAGATGTACCAGTTAGTACCTAATAATTCGGAAGTTTGCTGAGCTGTGAGTAAGCCTCCAGCCAGTAAAAGAAGTAGAGTTTTTTTCATGGTTAAAAATTTGCGCAAAGATATAAAAAGGTTTTAAATAGCAAAACCGCCTTCACGCTGAAGACGGTTTCATTTTTAAATATAGATAGATGTTTATGCCTTATTCAGGGTTTTTAATGTGACGACGAAACAGCTTTTAATCCGACTACCGAACCAATTAACGTTACAATAAAAAATATTCTCCAGAAGCTTACAGGATCTTTAAAGAAGAAAATTCCCATTAAAGCAGTTCCTACCGCTCCAATACCCGTCCATACAGCATATGCAGTACCAATAGGTAGTGTCTGAGTAGCTTTGATAAGCAAAAGCATACTGATAGTCATCGTTATCAGAAATCCTGTGTACCAAAGGTACATCTCTGTTCCTGACGTTTCTTTAGCCTTTCCCAGACAAGAAGCGAACGCTACTTCAAATAATCCCGCGATAACTAATATTATCCAATTCATTTTGTAAATTTTTCTACAGCAAATTTCAGGATTTTAAAGGAGAAAAAATTTTACAATTGTTAAAAAATGATAGTGTAGTAAGGAAGTTGTGTTAATCTGCAGGTGTGATATCCTGAAATTTTATCAGGAAGAAACTATTGTTGGGGAAGTAGTTAGGAGCTGGTTATTAATTGTTCCTTAATGAATAATTTGTCAATAGTATTTACGCTACAATATCAATAGGAGCGGACTTTAGTCCGCTTTCAATATAAATAACAATTCCATTGGCTTTAGCCAAAACTTAAAAAATACTTTACATTAATTAATAGGATGGTATAAGATTTTATAGACTGCAAGGACTTCCAGCTTTCAGCCTTAAACATCGCTTATTTAATTTCCGCACGGATTCTGCTTAAGCTTACCTGCGTAATTCCAAGATAGGAAGCAATGTGTCCAAGTTGAACTCTCTTAAGAAGATCCGGCTGGTATCGGATAATGTCCTTATAACGTTCCAAAGAAGTTTTGAATTGCCTTGAGATAATCAGCTCTTCAGATTTTATCATTTCTGCTTCAGCCAGTTTTCGTCCCCAGTTGGCAATATGAATATCTTCGTTGAAAAACTTCTTAAGATTCTCCGTTTCCAGCCTGTAAAGGTCACAATCTTCCAAAAGTTCAATACTTTCATAGCCGGGTTTATCTTCCACGTAACTTTTCATAGAAAGTACAGATTGTCCCTCACTTCCGAACCAAAACGTAATATCGTTATCTGAAGTAGATTTGTAGGCACGGGCGATTCCTTTACGAATAAAATAAACGTATGGTATTACTTTGTCGGCTTCCATCAGGCAAAAACCTTTTGGATAAGAAACTTCAGTGATGTGTTCTTTTAAACTTGCTTTAGAGGCTTCGGGCAGAAGGTAAATCTGATCAAGAATCTGGTCTATGTCCATAAAGATAAATTCTAATAGTCAAAAGTATCAGTTTTAGGTAATGCAATACAAAATAATTCTGTGGTTTTTGCAGGAAAATAAATCTTTAGTTTGAAAAAAATAAAATCATGGTAGAATGTACGGAACAAAATTATACACCAGGTTTTTCATTCCGAAGGAATTTCAACAAAATATTTGATCTGTTTCAAATTGTTTAGATCTTTTATAGGAAGACAAATAAAATGTTTCAGAAATTGCGAATTTGTCATAAAATTATATAATGTATTTTCCTTTTGTAATGCATTACAGAGATCAATAACTCTCTTTTTTCTTTTAAATATTGAGATTAAGATGAAAGACCAATTTTGTTTTACTAACTTTGCAGTTCGTAACATTATTTTTATGCACAAAGCTGGATTTGTAAATATAGTTGGAAAGCCCAATGCCGGAAAATCAACACTTCTTAACCAATTAATGGGTGAGAAGTTAGCGATTGTAACGCAGAAAGCTCAGACAACCCGCCACAGAATTTTTGGGATTTATAATGAAGAAGATCTTCAGATCGTATTTTCAGATACTCCGGGAGTATTGGATCCAAAATATGGTCTTCAGGAGAAGATGATGGATTTTGTAAAAGATTCTTTACAGGATGCTGACGTATTCCTGTTTATTGTAGATGTAACCGATAAAGCAGAACCTTCAGAATTCCTGATTGATAAATTAAATAAAATTCCTGTTCCTGTACTTCTTCTTTTAAATAAGGTAGACCAAACCGATCAGCCTGGTCTGGAAAAACTGGTAGAAGACTGGCACAATAAAATTCCAAAGGCAGAGATTCTTCCTATTTCAGCATTGAATGCTTTTAATACAGAAATTATCTTACCTAAAATAAAATCTTTACTTCCGGAAAATCCGCCATACTATGATAAAGACCAGTATACGGATAAACCGGAAAGATTCTTCGTCAATGAAGCAATTCGTGAAAAAATTCTTTTGAATTATGATAAAGAAATTCCGTATTCTGTAGAAGTCGTGACCGAACAGTTTAAGGAAAAGGAGGGAATTATCTTTATAGATTCTATCATTTACGTGGAAAGAGATACTCAGAAAGGAATTATCATCGGTCATAAAGGTGAGGCTATCAAAAAAGTAGGAACTGAAGCCAGAATGGACCTGGAAAAGTTCTTTTCTAAAAAAATTCACCTGAACCTATTTGTAAAAGTGAAAAAGGACTGGAGAAAGAACGATCGTGACTTGAAAAATTTTGGTTACAGATAAACTAAAAATGCTGTAAACCCCTTTGTATTAAAAGATTTTTATTACCTTAGTCTAAATTTTTTAGTAAATGAACTATAATAATTCAAATTCGAGCTCAATACTTAAAGATATTGTTTTATTGGTCGTGAGAGTGTTTGTAGGTTTTGCAATGCTTTCTCATGGGTTTCCAAAACTTCAAATGTTACTGGCAGGCGGTAAAATCGAGTTTTTTGATTTTATGGGACTTGGACCCCAGATTTCTTTGATTCTTACAGTGTTTGCAGAATTTGTATGTTCTATTTTACTTATATTGGGACTTTTTACAAGAGTTTCCTTAGGCTTCCTGATTTTTACAATGGTAATGGCAGCTTTTGTAGTGCATGGTGCAGATCCTTTTGATAAAATAGAATTAAGCCTTGTATATCTTTCCGTTTATCTGCTGCTGATGGCATGCGGAGCCGGAAAGTTCTCTGTAGATCATATGATAGAAAGAAGAAAAAGAGCTTCAGACTGGTAACACAGATGCAACAATAAATGAAAGGCACCTTTAAGGTGCCTTTTTCTGTTTTAATAATTGCAATTAGGTAAGCATTCCCAGATCAGAGCTCCGTTTTCGTCTCTTACTCTGCAAGCCATATAGCCTGAATCACATAGTGGAGCACTTCCTCCAAGAATTGTTTTTAGGTTTCCCTTTGATAATTTTCTTAAATTTTTCATATTGCTTTAATTTTGTTATATAAAAGTAGTAAAAAAATATAATATGACACTATTAGGTGTGTTATTTTTTTGAATTTTATAAATCTTCTAAAATTCACTAAATTCGTGGAAAATGAATTTATATGAAGATAAAACTGACTATTTGCCTTTTGGCATTTCTCAATTTTTATGATGCACAGGAGAATATTACGTATCAAAAACCCTCTGTAGAAATCTTAAAACTGGCAGATTATCAAAGACCACCAAGTGTCTTGATGAACAATAAAAAAGATTGGGTCGTTTTCACTTACCGTCCGACCTATAAGACACTGCAGGACCTTAGCCAACAGGAAATGAAGCTGGGAGGATTAAGAATCAATCCTATTACCAATATTGCAAGTACTGTTACCTATTTTAATGATTTAAAAATCAGAAAAATCAATGATAAAAATGAAATACAGGTAAAAAATCTTCCTTCAGGAGCAAAGATTACGTATGTTTCATTCTCGCCGGACGAAAAGAAACTGGCCTTTACCAATACGACAAATAAAGGAGTAGAGCTTTGGATAATAGATCTTGAAACCGCTGTTGCTAAGAAAATAACGAATGATAATCTGAATGCCAACTTAGGAATGCCTTATCTGTGGTATAATGATTCTCAAAGCTTATTGATTAAAACACTTCCTCAGAACAGACCGGGACTTATTGATTCCAGTAAAGACCTTCCGACAGGGCCAATTGTCTCAACAGCGGATGGAAAAGTTTCACAAAACAGAACGTATCAGGACCTTTTAAAGAATCCTCAGGATGAGAAAAATTTTGAAGTTCTTACCGCTTCTGAAATTCAAAACGTTGATCTTAACGGAACTTTGAAAAAAGTGAAAGATCAGGATATGTATGCCGGATTAAGTCTTTCTCCGGACGGGAATTATTTAATGACCACTGTTATTAAAAAACCATTCTCTTATATTGTTCCATTGAATCGATTTCCAATGACAACTACGGTATATGACATGAAAGGAAATGCTGTAAAGGTAATCAATGAAGTTCCTTTGAATGAGATCATGCCAAAAGGGTTTTCATCAGTAAGAACAGGGAAAAGAGACATGACATGGAGAAGCGATGCTCCGGCAACATTAGTTTTTGCTGAAGCTCTGGACGGCGGTGACCAACATAAAACAGCAGAATACAGAGATGAAATCTTTACATGGGAAGCTCCGTTCACTGCTGCACCAAAGTCTTTTTTTAAGACAAAACAACGATATGAAGATGTAGATTGGACCAATGATCATTACGCTGTGGTTTCTGAAGAATGGTATGATACAAGAAATAAAAAATCTTTTCTCGTAGACCTTAAAAATGGACAATCAAAGGTTATAGACGATAGAAATTCTCAGGATGTGTATAGCGACCCGGGACATTTTAATACAGTTAAAAACCAGTATGGAAGAATGGTTATTGACATGAAAGGAGGGAAGGCCTACCTGATTGGAGATGGCTTTACGAAAGATGGCCAGCATCCGTTCATTGATGAAATGGATATTACATCGTTGAAAAAGAAAAGGCTCTATACTTCTAATCTGAAAAATGGCAAAGAAGCAATTGTTGATATTTTAAACCCTTCAAAAGGTGAAATTTTAACAACCCAGCAGTCTTCAAGTCAATATCCGAATTATTTTAAAAAGAATATCAAATCAAACAAAACAGAAGCTGTGACGGCTTTTGCAAATCCGTTTGAAAGTATAAAAGATGTTTATAAAGAAGTAATAACCTATAAAAGAAATGATGGTGTTACATTAACAGGAACGCTTTATCTTCCTGCAAATTATGATAGAAAGGCGAAGAAAGAAAAGCTTCCTTTGCTAATCTGGGCTTATCCTACGGAATACAAAGATAAAAATACAGCAGGACAGAATACCCAAAATCCAAACGACTTCACATTCCCTTCTTATGGATCTTTTATCTACTGGACGACCAAGGGATATGCGGTGTTGGATGACGCAGCTTTCCCAATTATCGGCGAAGGAAAAACAGAACCGAATGATACGTTCATTACTCAGCTCGTGGCTAATGCGGCGGCGGCTATTGATGCCGTAGATCAGTTGGGATATATCGATAAAAAGAAAGTGGCTGTAGGAGGGCATTCTTATGGTGCTTTCATGACAGCTAATCTTCTGACCCATTCTAATCTTTTTGCTTGTGGTATCGCAA is part of the Chryseobacterium lactis genome and encodes:
- a CDS encoding S9 family peptidase; the protein is MKIKLTICLLAFLNFYDAQENITYQKPSVEILKLADYQRPPSVLMNNKKDWVVFTYRPTYKTLQDLSQQEMKLGGLRINPITNIASTVTYFNDLKIRKINDKNEIQVKNLPSGAKITYVSFSPDEKKLAFTNTTNKGVELWIIDLETAVAKKITNDNLNANLGMPYLWYNDSQSLLIKTLPQNRPGLIDSSKDLPTGPIVSTADGKVSQNRTYQDLLKNPQDEKNFEVLTASEIQNVDLNGTLKKVKDQDMYAGLSLSPDGNYLMTTVIKKPFSYIVPLNRFPMTTTVYDMKGNAVKVINEVPLNEIMPKGFSSVRTGKRDMTWRSDAPATLVFAEALDGGDQHKTAEYRDEIFTWEAPFTAAPKSFFKTKQRYEDVDWTNDHYAVVSEEWYDTRNKKSFLVDLKNGQSKVIDDRNSQDVYSDPGHFNTVKNQYGRMVIDMKGGKAYLIGDGFTKDGQHPFIDEMDITSLKKKRLYTSNLKNGKEAIVDILNPSKGEILTTQQSSSQYPNYFKKNIKSNKTEAVTAFANPFESIKDVYKEVITYKRNDGVTLTGTLYLPANYDRKAKKEKLPLLIWAYPTEYKDKNTAGQNTQNPNDFTFPSYGSFIYWTTKGYAVLDDAAFPIIGEGKTEPNDTFITQLVANAAAAIDAVDQLGYIDKKKVAVGGHSYGAFMTANLLTHSNLFACGIARSGAYNRTLTPFGFQTEQRNYWDVPEIYNTMSPFMHADKMKTPLLLIHGDADNNPGTFTLQTERYFQALKNLGAPVKMVLLPKEAHGYQAKENILHLLWEQDQFLEKCLKK
- a CDS encoding class I SAM-dependent methyltransferase, whose product is MKKITKLLLNKIPRPMLIKLSIWARPLIYQFFKGEDFYDPIDGRSYRKFLPYGYGKQRENALSPGTLSLERHRQMWLYLQNETDFFIKNYKVLHIAPEQEFLRKFKRMSNLNYISADLYSPIVDVKADILDLPFEDETFDIIFCNHVLEHIEDDAKAMSELYRVMKPGGWGILQVPMKNSLEKTYEDFTIKDPKERQKHFGQYDHVRWYGMDYFDRLRKTGFEVDQNFYSQKFTEEEIRKYGLRQNEILPIVSKK
- a CDS encoding DMT family transporter, which codes for MNWIILVIAGLFEVAFASCLGKAKETSGTEMYLWYTGFLITMTISMLLLIKATQTLPIGTAYAVWTGIGAVGTALMGIFFFKDPVSFWRIFFIVTLIGSVVGLKAVSSSH
- a CDS encoding bacteriocin-like protein; this translates as MKNLRKLSKGNLKTILGGSAPLCDSGYMACRVRDENGALIWECLPNCNY
- the era gene encoding GTPase Era encodes the protein MHKAGFVNIVGKPNAGKSTLLNQLMGEKLAIVTQKAQTTRHRIFGIYNEEDLQIVFSDTPGVLDPKYGLQEKMMDFVKDSLQDADVFLFIVDVTDKAEPSEFLIDKLNKIPVPVLLLLNKVDQTDQPGLEKLVEDWHNKIPKAEILPISALNAFNTEIILPKIKSLLPENPPYYDKDQYTDKPERFFVNEAIREKILLNYDKEIPYSVEVVTEQFKEKEGIIFIDSIIYVERDTQKGIIIGHKGEAIKKVGTEARMDLEKFFSKKIHLNLFVKVKKDWRKNDRDLKNFGYR
- a CDS encoding T9SS type A sorting domain-containing protein, encoding MKKTLLLLLAGGLLTAQQTSELLGTNWYISKMVTSSGQTTNTPLIDNGVPATTISSAGGTSYVINSKYYNTATMLFSIMPGSNNLIKTAQSFTQLFYNGGNAGAVRNYDQKNVDIYVNGGYASLYNYQITTNGNVKTLVITDPSGNKIFYNNTANLSTKEVEAVKKTFKAYPNPVKEILYIENVERNLPIKIYDLSGKLVLETKTSDRKMSVDTNNLQKGQYILTIENYQSFNFTKE
- a CDS encoding Crp/Fnr family transcriptional regulator, which produces MDIDQILDQIYLLPEASKASLKEHITEVSYPKGFCLMEADKVIPYVYFIRKGIARAYKSTSDNDITFWFGSEGQSVLSMKSYVEDKPGYESIELLEDCDLYRLETENLKKFFNEDIHIANWGRKLAEAEMIKSEELIISRQFKTSLERYKDIIRYQPDLLKRVQLGHIASYLGITQVSLSRIRAEIK
- a CDS encoding DoxX family protein encodes the protein MNYNNSNSSSILKDIVLLVVRVFVGFAMLSHGFPKLQMLLAGGKIEFFDFMGLGPQISLILTVFAEFVCSILLILGLFTRVSLGFLIFTMVMAAFVVHGADPFDKIELSLVYLSVYLLLMACGAGKFSVDHMIERRKRASDW